The Euzebyales bacterium genome includes the window GACCCGACGGACCACGTACCGGCGTGACAGGGCGGCCGCCCGCGCCCATGTGCTCCAGGGCCTCATGGTCGCGCTCGACCACCTCGACGAGGTCATCGCGCTGATCCGGGCGGCGGCCAGCGCCGACGTCGCGCGCGCCCAGCTCATGGAGCGCTACGGCCTGACCGAAATCCAGGCGACCGCGATCCTCGACATGCAGCTGCGGCGCCTGGCTCAGCTGGAGCGCGAGAAGATCGCCAACGAGCTGGCCGAGCTTGGTGCCCTGATCGCCGAGCTGGAGGCGATCCTGAATGACCCCGCCAAGCTCGACCGGCTGCTGGTCACCGAACTGCGCGAGCTACGGAGAGCGCACGCCGACCCGCGGCGCAGCCGGCTCGACGACCGTGTACCAACCACGGACGACGCAGCCGACGACGCCGCCGATGTGCTGCCCCAGCTCGAGGCTCAGCCGGTCACGGTCTACGTGACGGCGGGCGCCGTGATCAAGGCGGTCAACCAGCGCCGCACCAGCACGCCCTACAGGGACCGCAAGGACCCGGTCGTCGCGGTGTTGCGTGCCACGACCGCCGACGACCTGCTGCTGGTCGATGCCGAGGGCGGCGGGTACCGGGTGGCGTTGGCCGACGTGCCGGTCGTACCGACGGGCCAGCGGGGTGTCCCAATAGCCCAGCTGTATGGCTCGCCCCCGGATGCGCCGATCATCGGTGCGGTCCACCTCGTGGACGGCACGGACGTCGTCACGCTGTCGGCCCAGGGCCTGATCAAGCGGTCGAGCGTCGACGAGTACCGCGGGCGCACCCAGCAGATGATCGCCGCTGGCGTGCGCGACGACGACGAGCTCGTCGACGTCACGGCGTGCACCGACGACGACCAGCTGCTCGTGGCCCACAGCGGCGGCCTGGCCATCCGGTTCGGCGCCGATGAGGTGCGGACGATGGGACGGCCGTCGTTCGGGGTCGCTGCGCAGCAGATCCCTGAAGGCCAGCGCTGTGTCGGCGTGTCGGTCATGTCGCCCGTGGACATGGCGTCCGAGGTCGTGACGATCGACGCGGACGGAGCGGGCAAGCGCAGCCCGCTGGACGACTACCCCATGCAGAAGCGCGGCGGCAAGGGTGTGCTGTCGGGTGCGGACCACCTGGCCTGGCTCGGTGCCGCCGCCGACCTGCACGTGACGACCAGCGACGGCCCGCAGGTCGTCCGCGCCGTGCAGCTCGACCAGGCAGGTCGCAGCAGGAGGCCGGTGGCGGCCGTGCCCGACCTGACCGGTCGCGTCGTGCCGGAGCGGCGTGGCGACGATGGAGCTCGCTGACATCGTCGCGCGCCGGCGGATGGTCCGCCGGTACCGCCCCGATCCGGTGAGCCCGGCCGCCGTCGAGCACATCGTCGAGATCGCCCGACGCGCGCCCAGCGCTGGCTTCGCCCAGGCGGTGTCGTTCGTCGTGGTCACAGATGCCGACGTGCGGCAACGCATCGCCGAGGTCTGCGACGAGCCGGACCACATCGCACGGGGCCGGGCGCCGTGGCTGTCGGTCGCGCCGGTCCACGTCCTTCCCTGCGTGCGCCCCCGTACGTACCGCGACCGGTACGCCGAACCGGACAAGGCGGGCGGTCGCGGCCCCGACGACTGGGCGGTCCCGTTCTGGTGGGTCGACGGGGGCGCAGCACTGATGCTGCTGCTGCTGGCCGCGGTCGACGCCGGCCTCGATGCGGGCCTGCTCGACCTCGCCGACCGCGAAGGCGTGCGCGCCCTGCTGGGGATCCCCGAGGACGTCGAGCCGGTCGGGCTGGTCACGATCGGCCACCCGGCCGACACTCAGCCGCCATCGTCGGGCACCCGCCGCCCGCGCCGCCCGTTGGCCGAGCAGCTGCACTGGCAGCACTGGTGACGCCTGATGTGCGCGATCTGGGGACGTGGCGTCGGCTCGGCGTTGGGGCGCGTCCCCAGCGGAGATGGGCAGCTAGGCTCGGGCGTCCACGGACCGGAAGCTCAAGGAGATCGAGCGGTGGCACTGCGCATGTCGACGTTGTTCCTGCGGACCCTGCGCGAGGACCCGTCGGACGCGGAGGTCCCGAGCCACCGGCTCCTGGTCCGCGCCGGCTACGTCCGCCGCGTCGCGCCGGGGATCTTTACATGGCTGCCGCTGGGCTGGAAGGTGCTGCGCAACGTCGAGCGCATCATCCGCGAGGAGATGGACGCCGCTGGCTTTCAGGAGGTCCACTTCCCGGCGCTGTTGCCCCGCGAGCCCTACGAGCGGACCGGGCGGTGGACGGAGTATGGCGACACGCTGTTCCGTCTGCGGGACCGGCGCCAGGCGGACTATCTGCTCGGCCCGACCCACGAGGAGCTGTTCACGCTGCTCGTCAAGGAGATGTACGGGTCGTACCGTGACCT containing:
- a CDS encoding DNA topoisomerase (ATP-hydrolyzing), whose translation is MSRQPSLLDTPDGARGVRAVNIVDRMQQAFLDYSMSVIVGRALPDVRDGLKPVQRRILYAMWEAGLRPDRPLRKCARAVGEVMQKYHPHGDTSIYDALVRMAQDFTMRAPLIDGHGNFGSIDGDNAAAMRYTEARLSEIAMALLDGINEQTVDFVPNYDGDDEEPVVLPARLPNLLLNGSSGIAVGMATNIPPHNLGELIDACLLLIGRPEATLDDLLDKVPAPDFPTGGRIVSTDGIRQAYATGRGAVTVEAIATTETRSGGMPRIIVTEIPYQVNKATLLERIADLVKSRRIEEIRDLRDESSRDGMRIVIELKRGENPARVLGKLYRHSDLRTNFNVNIVALHDGQPRTLGLRDCLVAYVAHQRQVLTRRTTYRRDRAAARAHVLQGLMVALDHLDEVIALIRAAASADVARAQLMERYGLTEIQATAILDMQLRRLAQLEREKIANELAELGALIAELEAILNDPAKLDRLLVTELRELRRAHADPRRSRLDDRVPTTDDAADDAADVLPQLEAQPVTVYVTAGAVIKAVNQRRTSTPYRDRKDPVVAVLRATTADDLLLVDAEGGGYRVALADVPVVPTGQRGVPIAQLYGSPPDAPIIGAVHLVDGTDVVTLSAQGLIKRSSVDEYRGRTQQMIAAGVRDDDELVDVTACTDDDQLLVAHSGGLAIRFGADEVRTMGRPSFGVAAQQIPEGQRCVGVSVMSPVDMASEVVTIDADGAGKRSPLDDYPMQKRGGKGVLSGADHLAWLGAAADLHVTTSDGPQVVRAVQLDQAGRSRRPVAAVPDLTGRVVPERRGDDGAR
- a CDS encoding nitroreductase family protein, which codes for MELADIVARRRMVRRYRPDPVSPAAVEHIVEIARRAPSAGFAQAVSFVVVTDADVRQRIAEVCDEPDHIARGRAPWLSVAPVHVLPCVRPRTYRDRYAEPDKAGGRGPDDWAVPFWWVDGGAALMLLLLAAVDAGLDAGLLDLADREGVRALLGIPEDVEPVGLVTIGHPADTQPPSSGTRRPRRPLAEQLHWQHW